A window from Microcoleus sp. AS-A8 encodes these proteins:
- a CDS encoding class I SAM-dependent methyltransferase, whose protein sequence is MEPNNTGARYDQIARWWQTQHQDSTYGIAQLERAIKFTSNRHSALDVGCGSSGRFINILSQHKFQAEGLDISREMINLARKLHPEITFYRADICGWIPPKLYSLISAWDSTFHLPLNAQEPVLKKLCDALEPDGVLLFTCGGGHTNSEIEGAFQGQDFEYSTLGVEAFLRILSKHHCTCRHLEYDQYPENHVYIIAQKT, encoded by the coding sequence ATGGAGCCGAATAATACAGGTGCCCGTTATGATCAAATTGCCCGATGGTGGCAGACTCAACATCAAGATTCAACCTACGGAATCGCCCAATTGGAGCGGGCTATCAAATTTACTTCCAATAGGCACTCAGCTCTTGATGTCGGCTGTGGAAGTAGCGGACGTTTTATCAACATCTTATCCCAGCATAAATTTCAGGCTGAAGGACTTGATATTTCTAGAGAAATGATAAATTTAGCCCGGAAATTGCATCCAGAAATCACATTTTATAGGGCAGACATCTGCGGTTGGATTCCTCCTAAACTTTACAGCTTGATTTCTGCTTGGGACAGCACTTTTCATCTGCCGCTAAACGCCCAAGAGCCTGTCTTGAAAAAGCTATGCGATGCTCTTGAACCCGATGGAGTACTCTTATTCACCTGTGGTGGTGGACATACAAACAGTGAGATAGAGGGGGCATTTCAAGGTCAGGACTTTGAGTACAGTACTTTGGGGGTAGAGGCTTTCCTGCGTATTCTGAGTAAGCATCACTGCACATGTCGTCATCTCGAATATGACCAATATCCTGAAAATCATGTTTATATCATTGCTCAAAAGACCTAA
- a CDS encoding PAS domain S-box protein, protein MKSSLQNIFFQFSSDLCCLLGKDGYFKQVNPAWEELLGWTPAELMAQPWLAFVHPEEVSATQKRYQELIMGEPMELEHRYSHRDGSYRWLAWKMLLNEDGWVYAIGRDISEHKQHEQALEQIVQPQATQLKIAHQATKLAQEQFQKTQQQLSALRSEFKQRLTTQVEQRISEILLGDNITAELGYTLTYEDLLRSMLGYCCSILTDALF, encoded by the coding sequence ATGAAAAGTAGCTTACAAAACATATTCTTTCAGTTCTCCTCTGACCTCTGTTGCCTCCTTGGAAAAGATGGCTACTTCAAACAAGTGAACCCAGCTTGGGAAGAATTACTAGGCTGGACTCCGGCAGAACTGATGGCACAACCTTGGCTAGCATTTGTTCATCCAGAAGAGGTAAGTGCTACGCAGAAACGTTACCAAGAATTGATCATGGGTGAACCGATGGAGTTAGAACATCGCTATAGCCATAGGGATGGTAGTTATCGCTGGCTTGCCTGGAAAATGTTGCTCAATGAGGATGGATGGGTTTATGCAATTGGGCGAGATATTAGTGAACACAAGCAACACGAACAAGCACTGGAGCAAATTGTACAGCCGCAAGCAACACAACTGAAAATAGCTCATCAAGCCACAAAATTAGCCCAAGAGCAGTTCCAGAAAACACAGCAACAACTAAGTGCTTTGCGATCGGAATTTAAACAGCGTTTAACAACGCAAGTTGAGCAACGTATCAGTGAAATCCTCCTGGGTGACAACATCACTGCGGAACTGGGTTATACCCTTACCTACGAAGACTTGTTGCGGTCGATGCTGGGGTACTGCTGCTCGATACTAACCGACGCATTATTTTAA
- a CDS encoding photosystem II S4 domain protein: MLPREELLKGVENRESIARVIDLAEQAIKTWEVVFTDFLSPPEVAQIQQQFQRLTEVQLLAWGGYPQAERQRIAIARSELPLDRAQVAVAALDMAGNFLFDQATHRDFLGAILGTGLVRDKIGDIIVLGERGGQVIVVPEIVEFLGTQLTQVRSVPVKTQPIDLSELKIREPKKKEMTTVEASMRLDAIASAGFGMSRNKMADLITGGDVRVNWKDITQASHIVKSGDLIAIRGKGRLEIGEVAVTKKDRYRVQLTRFM, from the coding sequence ATGCTGCCCAGAGAAGAATTGCTCAAAGGAGTCGAAAATCGAGAAAGTATTGCCCGTGTGATTGACCTAGCTGAACAGGCGATTAAGACCTGGGAAGTGGTCTTTACCGATTTTCTCTCGCCGCCGGAAGTGGCACAAATTCAGCAGCAGTTTCAACGGTTGACGGAAGTGCAATTGCTGGCTTGGGGCGGTTATCCTCAGGCTGAACGACAACGGATTGCGATCGCACGATCCGAACTCCCCCTCGATCGCGCCCAAGTTGCAGTAGCCGCATTAGATATGGCTGGTAACTTTTTGTTTGATCAGGCAACCCACCGAGACTTTTTGGGTGCCATTTTGGGCACTGGCTTGGTGCGAGACAAGATTGGTGACATCATCGTTTTGGGAGAACGAGGGGGTCAGGTAATTGTGGTACCCGAAATCGTGGAATTTCTGGGCACTCAGTTAACTCAAGTGCGTTCTGTACCCGTGAAAACCCAACCCATTGACCTCTCGGAACTGAAGATTCGAGAACCGAAGAAAAAAGAGATGACCACTGTAGAGGCGTCAATGCGTCTCGATGCGATCGCCTCGGCTGGTTTTGGCATGTCCCGCAACAAAATGGCTGACTTGATTACCGGTGGCGATGTCCGGGTCAATTGGAAAGATATTACCCAAGCCAGTCATATCGTCAAATCGGGAGACTTAATTGCCATTCGTGGCAAGGGACGCTTGGAAATTGGGGAAGTTGCCGTCACTAAAAAAGACCGATACCGCGTACAGCTCACACGCTTCATGTAA